The genomic segment GTGCGAGGTCTTGAAGAATTGTGGAACCCACGAAAACTTGAGTCTTTCCGCGCCAACGGCTGATTAACCGGATCTGGGTGATGAAAAGCGAAGTCGAGGCTACCCGAGGACGGCTCTTTACCCCGCAATCTGAATTTGTGAAACTTTCTAGTATCACAAGTGCATGCAATTAAAACCTTACAGGGATATGTGCTCCATTTGAAGAAATCGTTGCGATGGGAATCGAGCTTCCAACGGTCGGGCCCAGTCGGATTACAGCAGTGTGTACACGTCGTAAGCGCCGTTTTTCGATAGAGTAGGAACTCGTTTCAATCGGTTGCTAATGTTTGCAAGACATTGAACGATTGGACAAGTGACTATCTAGGTTTTGATGCATAATATGTATTAAGGCTAGCGACAAAATCGGCTATATAGAAACTATTAGTCGGAATCACTATATTTTTTAGGAGTTTTACAATGCAGTTCTTAGAACCAATCATCTTCTTTATTAACACAATTCTTGGATACGGGTTACACGCAGGGTCTTCCGCCTCAAGCAATCTATCTCACAGTATTGGTCTTTTCTAAGAGATAATTCCTTCGTGAATCCCGCGAACATTTGTTCTTCGAAGATCGCGGGATTTATTTCCCCCTATTTGGTGTACAAGGACTGTTCGTATACCCAGATAGACGACAGCTTCGATGTAACCACGTATCCTTGAATGCGTGACTGAACATTATGACGTAGTAGTACTCGGAGCTGGCCCCGGTGGCTATGTCTCCGCCATCCGCGCAGCCCAGCTTGGCAAGAAGGTTGCTGTTATTGAAAAGCAGTATTGGGGTGGTGTCTGCCTTAACGTTGGCTGCATCCCTTCTAAGTCTCTGATCAAAAACGCTGAGGTTGCCCATACCTTTACCCATGAGAAGAAGACCTTCGGCATTAACGGTGAAGTGACTTTTAATTACGAGGATGCTCATAAGCGTTCCCGTGGTGTTTCCGACAAGATCGTCGGTGGAGTTCACTACCTGATGAAGAAGAACAAGATCACTGAAATTGATGGTTTTGGAAACTTCAAGGATGCAAAAACTCTCGAAGTGACCGATGGCAAAGATGCTGGCAAGACCATCACTTTTGATGACTGCATCATCGCAACCGGCTCGGTTGTCAACACTCTGCGTGGGGTTGAATTCTCTGAGAACGTGGTTTCTTACGAAGAGCAGATTCTTAACCCTGTTGCTCCAAAGAAGATGGTCATCGTTGGCGCAGGCGCGATCGGCATGGAATTCGCCTACGTTCTTGGCAACTATGGCGTAGACGTAACTGTCATCGAATTCATGGATCGCGTACTTCCAAACGAAGACGCAGAAGTCTCCAAGGTGATTGCAAAGGCTTACAAGAAGATGGGCGTTAAGCTTCTTCCTGGCCATGCAACTACCGCAGTTCGTGATAACGGTGACTCTGTCGAGGTTGATTACCAGAAGAAGGGCTCTGACAAGACAGAGACCCTCACTGTTGATCGCGTCATGGTTTCCGTTGGTTTCCGCCCACGCGTTGAAGGCTTTGGTCTGGAGAACACCGGCGTTAAGCTCACCGAGCGAGGTGCAATC from the Corynebacterium crudilactis genome contains:
- the lpdA gene encoding dihydrolipoyl dehydrogenase, translating into MTEHYDVVVLGAGPGGYVSAIRAAQLGKKVAVIEKQYWGGVCLNVGCIPSKSLIKNAEVAHTFTHEKKTFGINGEVTFNYEDAHKRSRGVSDKIVGGVHYLMKKNKITEIDGFGNFKDAKTLEVTDGKDAGKTITFDDCIIATGSVVNTLRGVEFSENVVSYEEQILNPVAPKKMVIVGAGAIGMEFAYVLGNYGVDVTVIEFMDRVLPNEDAEVSKVIAKAYKKMGVKLLPGHATTAVRDNGDSVEVDYQKKGSDKTETLTVDRVMVSVGFRPRVEGFGLENTGVKLTERGAIEIDDYMRTNVDGIYAIGDVTAKLQLAHVAEAQGIVAAETIAGAETQTLGDYMMMPRATFCNPQVSSFGYTEEQAKEKWPDREIKVASFPFSANGKAVGLAETDGFAKIVADAEFGELLGAHLVGANASELINELVLAQNWDLTTEEISRSVHIHPTLSEAVKEAAHGISGHMINF